The Brachybacterium huguangmaarense genome contains a region encoding:
- a CDS encoding HAD-IIA family hydrolase, which yields MSETFDDRPVHTWLTDMDGVLVHEQAALPGAAEFIAALERCGRRYLVLTNNSIFTPRDLRARLARSGISLPEEAIWTSALATAKFLSEQSPGGTAYVIGEAGLTSAMHDAGFVLSDEDVEFVVLGETRNYSFEAIARAIRLIGQGAKFIATNPDVTGPSAEGPLPATGSVAALITAATGIDPYYVGKPNPLMMRTALNRIEAHSESTVMIGDRMDTDVRSGLEAGMRTVLVLTGSTQSGEIMRFPYRPSLVLDGIQDVVELVEQLTPNEAEELGED from the coding sequence ATGAGCGAAACGTTCGACGACCGACCCGTCCACACCTGGCTCACCGACATGGACGGCGTGCTCGTCCACGAGCAGGCAGCGCTCCCCGGCGCCGCGGAGTTCATCGCGGCCCTCGAGCGCTGCGGCCGCCGCTACCTCGTGCTCACGAACAACTCGATCTTCACCCCGCGCGACCTGCGGGCCCGCCTCGCCCGCTCGGGCATCTCGCTGCCCGAGGAGGCGATCTGGACCAGCGCGCTGGCCACCGCGAAGTTCCTGTCCGAGCAGTCGCCGGGCGGCACCGCCTACGTGATCGGCGAGGCGGGCCTCACGAGCGCGATGCACGACGCTGGTTTCGTGCTGTCCGACGAGGACGTCGAGTTCGTCGTGCTGGGGGAGACCCGCAACTACTCCTTCGAGGCGATCGCCCGGGCCATCCGGCTGATAGGCCAGGGCGCCAAGTTCATCGCGACCAACCCCGACGTGACGGGCCCCTCGGCCGAGGGGCCGCTGCCCGCGACGGGCTCCGTGGCGGCGCTCATCACGGCCGCGACCGGGATCGACCCCTACTACGTGGGCAAGCCCAACCCCCTCATGATGCGCACGGCGCTCAACCGCATCGAGGCGCACTCGGAGTCGACCGTGATGATCGGTGACCGCATGGACACCGACGTGCGCTCGGGCCTCGAGGCCGGCATGCGCACCGTGCTCGTGCTCACCGGCTCCACCCAGAGCGGCGAGATCATGCGCTTCCCCTACCGCCCCAGCCTCGTGCTCGACGGGATCCAGGACGTCGTCGAGCTCGTCGAGCAGCTCACCCCGAACGAGGCCGAGGAGCTCGGGGAGGATTGA